The Winslowiella toletana region CTGTCTGCAATAAATCAGAGAAAGATTGCGCCAATGACAATGCATCTGACAACTGACGTTTAATTTCATCCATGCTCAGTTGCTGGGCCATCGCTTTCGGTTGCAGTTGGGTGGTAAGCAGCAGCCCCTTACCACCGCGAACTGAAACCCAGTCATCGCTGCGCAGTTCAACACCTTCCCCGCGCTTCTGCTTCTCCCCATCCACCAGATGCCCGAGGTTCAGCTGGCTTTTGCCACCGTATTCGGTCGAAACTTTGATGTGTTCCTGACCACGGCTGTCGTCCAGTCGAATCTTATTGTTGGCGGGTGTGCGCAGTACGTTGCGCTTAAAGTTGCGGATGCTGACGTGGTCGGTATGCGCCGAGTCGTGCAGTACGCCAACAATATACGGACGATCCGGATTACCACCTTCAAAACCAATCGCCACTTCGGTGCCTGCCAGCAGCGGCAGGTGCAAGCCGTAGGCGCCCCCGGCGTAAGGGCGCGACTGGCGTACCCACAGGCTCTCAAAGCCGGTCTCCCGGCTGTCGCGGTCAAACAAAACACTGACGCGGTAGCGACCATCTTTGTCGATATGACCGTAGGTATCGTTTTCGGTGGTGCTGGTCACGCGCGCCGGTAGCGTGCCTGCCATTACCGGGCGAGCGCCTGGCTCCGGGCGAAAGCCGTAGTCGCTGCTGTCCGGAATGGCGTTAAAATGAACCTCAAAGCTTCTGTCGCGCTGCGCGTGGCTGGTCATCGCGGTGATAACCACCCCTTTGGTAAAGGTCTCAGTGACCTCATAACCTCCGGTCACTTGCAGTAGCTGGCCCGGCGACAGCGTCGCGCAGTTGGTGATGCCAGCCAGCCGGGTCTGACCGTTCAGATAGCGCTCATGACGAATCCGGGCATAAAACGCACCGGACTCCGGTGACGGATTGCGGTCATGCATACTGCCCCGGGTCAGATAGTTATCCGCATAGTGATAGGCATCGCCGTAGGTGGTAGTGTCGCCACGGGACACATCCACCAGGGTGTTCATATCTTCCATCGCCTGGCGATAGTTATAGTCACGGGTGCTGACCTGTTTCTGCACCACATTGTGACGACTTTCCATACCCCAGACAGATTCCACCCCCTGGTCATGCTGACCGGAGGGCGGCACTGACGGCAAGGTCATGCCCTGCTCGTAGCCCTGTTGGCTGTCGTAAAACTCCACCACATCAATATTCAGACGTGTGTCGGTGGTGAAGCGGAACCAGATTCCCACCTCGCCGAGCAGGCGGCGAATAAAGTGCAGGTCGTCCTCGCCATACTGCATTACCTGCTCGCGTCGCGGATACTCGCGGGTGAGGGAGAACAGAAAATCCTGACCGCGCAGGTTGTGGCGCTCACGCAGAATTTTTTCCACAATCTGCGGCACCGACAAATCCTGGTAAATAGCGTTCTGGTGCGAGCGGTCGAGCAACGCCAGCCGCGGCTGCAGCGTCAGGGCGTAGTGGGTTTCATCCTTTGAGGTGCTGAGTCGCTCAAATCCGGTCACTACCCCCTGCATTACCCGCACCGGCTGCTGAATTTTAATGCCGTAACCCTGGTCGACCGGTGCCTGTAATGTCAGGGAGGCGGATTTCATCAGCATCGCTTCGCGGCTGATGGTATGGTCTGGACTGGTAAACTCAACCCGATATTTAAACGGCTGGCTGAGAGCATCTTCACCATCAAAAACCAGCACATCCAGCGGCGACTGGCAGTCACGTACCGCCAGCACATGGTGGCTGTGGCTGAAGATGAGTGATAACGGATTATTACTCATTCCTTGTATCCCTCTGTCAGGGCAACATCCATATTAAACTCAAGCGCAATACCTTCATTTTCATCCCAGCCGAAGGTCAGTGATTGAGGTTTCTGCTGCGCGGCGATGTGTGTGAGCAGTTGCTGACTCAGTACCGGCAATATTTGCTGATTAAGCAGGCTGTCGACATTACGTGCGCCGGTATCCGGCAGCAGGCAGGCGGCGGTCAGTGCGTCGTACAGGCTGTCTTCGATATGGGTAGTCAGGCCGTAATGTCGATGTAAGCGCTTGCTGACCTGGCCGAGCTTCATCTCAACGATAGTGCGCATCGCGGCTGGCGCCAGCGGGCGGTAGATAACCGTCTGGAAACGCGCCAGCAGTGCGGGCTGGAAATGGTCGCGCAATATTGGCCGCAGCAGTTCTTGCAGCGCGCCGTCAGTGGCCTCCGGCTGTTCGTCCAGCAGCTGCATAATAGAATCGCTGCCAAGATTGGAGGTCATCAGAATCACCGTGTTGCGAAAATCGATTTCACGCCCTTCACCGTCACGCATAAATCCACGGTCAAATACCTGGTAGAACAGGTTCATGACGTCGCGGTGCGCCTTTTCCACCTCATCCAGCAGCACCACGCTATACGGACGTTTGCGTACCGCTTCGGTGAGAATCCCACCCTGGCCGTAACCGACATAGCCCGGCGGAGAACCCTTCAGCTGCGAAACGGTATGCGGCTCCTGGTATTCTGAAAGGTTGATAGTAATCAGTGATTTTTCACCGCCATACAGCACGTCGGCCAGCGCCAGCGCGGTTTCGGTTTTACCCACTCCGCTTGGCCCTACCAACAGAAATACTCCCTGCGGCCCGTTTTCAGAAGTGAGCCCGGTTTTGGCGGCGCGCAGGCGCTGCGCAACGGCGACCAGCGCCACATCCTGCCCTACCACGCGTTTACCGATTTCATTTTCCAGCGTCAGCAGTTCGCTTTGCTCATCTTTCATCAGCGAAGACAGCGGCACGCCGGTCCAGTCGGCAATCACGTTCGCCACGGTGCGGGTATCGACATCAATCTGAATCAGAGCGCTGTGTTGTTGCAGAGTATCGAGTTGCTGCTGCAGAGAGTGGATTTCCACCTGACGACTGATATCCTGGCGACACGCCATCAGCTGCTGCGCAAGCCGCTGTTCCTCAGCAAAGTGGGCGTGCTGCTGTTGCAGGGTCTCTTCCAGCTGTGCACGCTGTGTTTCAATCGCGCACAGGCGGTCACCATGTTTATTTCCGCCGACGGCGATATCTTCCAGCAGCGCCTGCGCCTCCAGTTCCAGCGCCGTCAGCTGTGCTTTAAGCTGGGTAATCGCTTCCGGCACGGTATCCAGGCTCATGCGCACTCGCGCCGCCGCGGTATCCAGCAGATCAACCGCTTTGTCCGGCAGCTGGCGTCCGGTAAGGTAGCGACGGGAAAGCGTGACGGCGGCGCGCACCGCGTCGTCGGTGATATGTACGCCATGATGTTCGGCGTAGCGGGATTTCAGGCCGCGCAACATCAGGCAGGCGGTATCGTCGTCCGGCTCATCGACTTTCACCATCTGGAAGCGGCGCTCCAGCGCAGCATCGCGCTCAAAATATTGCTTGTATTCGCTCCAGGTGGTGGCCGCGATAGTGCGCAGTTCACCGCGCGCCAGTGCCGGTTTCAGCAGGTTGGCGGCATCTGCCCCACCGGCCTGGTTACCCGCGCCAATAATGGTGTGGGCTTCATCGATAAACAGTAAAATGGGCGTCGGTGATTGCTGGACTGCGTCGATCACGTTTTTTAGCCGTTGTTCAAATTCGCCTTTTACGCCAGCTCCTGCCTGCAACAGCCCGAGATCGAGAGTGCGCAGTGAGACAGTTTTCAGACTTTCCGGCACATTACCTTCGGCAATACGCAGCGCCAGCCCTTCCACCAGTGCGGTTTTACCCACTCCCGGCTCGCCGACCAGAATCGGATTATTTTTGCGACGGCGAGAGAGAATATCCACCATCTGACGGATTTCACTGTCACGGCCAAATACCGGGTCGATGTTGCCCTGCTGCGCTTTAGCGGTGACATCGAGGGTAAACTTGTCCAGCGCGTTCTGCAGCGCCGGTGACAGCTCACCTTCCTGTAGCCCGGCCTCAGCCGGAAGACCGACAAATTCGACTTCCCCGCCGTGATGCTGCGCCAGTTCCGCCTGCTGCTGAACTTCCGGGCGCTCATCAGACTGCGCATCAAGCAGCGGGCGTAACCGTACCAGCTGGCTCTGACCGAGGGTCAGCAGTGGCCACAGGCCATCACAACCGATCAGCGCCGGTTTATCGACCAGCGCCATCAGCAGATGCACGCCGCGAATGCTCTCTTCACCCGCCAGCGACGCCAGCAGCCAGGCCTCCTGCATCAGAGACTGAATGCTGGCGGAAAGCTGAGGGCGACCGCGCACCGAACGCGGCAGTTTATCCAGCCAGCCCAGCAGATCCTGCCAGATTGCATCCATGTCCCATTCGTAGCGACGCGCCAGCACCGTCAGGTCACCTTCACCCTGCTCCAGCAGTTTCAGCAGCCAGTGTTCCGGCAGGATTTCCGCATGCGCACGGGTCTGGCACAGTGAAGCAGCGCCTTCCATAGCACGGGCACAGTAAGGATTCAGACGACGCAATAGGATAGCCGGGTTTTCCATGTTCATTAACTCGCTGTCAGAGACCTTCAGGCACGCTACCGCCCATCGCTGTAACCAAAGCGCATCAGGTCAGATTTCCAAATTGAGGGATGCTTTGCTCAGTACCCGAGAGGCCGGGCACTCAGGAAAGAAATGGCGGACAGAAACCTGTCCGCCAGCGACTTACGCGGTGGCGCGTTCGTTCCAGGAATCGGAATGAATGATGTTGCCGTCTTTGTAGGTCCAGGTGATTTTTTCGTAACGCAGCTCGATCTGCTCGAGGTGGTTATGCTTCTCAAAGGACGGATCCTTGATGTCGTGCATCACCGGATTGACCTTCACTACCTTCACGTTTTCCAGTTTGGTGTTGAAATACTCAACTTCCTGACCGGCGTCGTTGATTTTGAACCACTTAAACTCAGCCGATTTCAGGGTCTGGCCGGTGGTCACCGCTTTGTACAGATACGGGCTGGCAGAGTCGATTTCCTTGGTGAACAGGAACGGCGTGTGGATGCGGGTACCGGTCAGTTTGCCGGTGTTGTTATCGGTCGGGATGTACAGGTTGTGTTCCTGAGCAACGATCTCGATGCTGCCTTCACGATCCTGAACGTCCACTGATCCTTTAATGTCCGCGCCGCCGTCGTCTTTCAGCCAAAGATAAACAGGAATTGCCATGAGATTTACTCCATTAGATTGTTATCAACGTCATCATCCTGAGATGACGTGGGGGTATTACCTGGTAGCTGACAGGCGTCCGCCTGCGGTACCAGACTGATTTCGACACGCCGGTTAAGCGCAC contains the following coding sequences:
- the tssH gene encoding type VI secretion system ATPase TssH, yielding MENPAILLRRLNPYCARAMEGAASLCQTRAHAEILPEHWLLKLLEQGEGDLTVLARRYEWDMDAIWQDLLGWLDKLPRSVRGRPQLSASIQSLMQEAWLLASLAGEESIRGVHLLMALVDKPALIGCDGLWPLLTLGQSQLVRLRPLLDAQSDERPEVQQQAELAQHHGGEVEFVGLPAEAGLQEGELSPALQNALDKFTLDVTAKAQQGNIDPVFGRDSEIRQMVDILSRRRKNNPILVGEPGVGKTALVEGLALRIAEGNVPESLKTVSLRTLDLGLLQAGAGVKGEFEQRLKNVIDAVQQSPTPILLFIDEAHTIIGAGNQAGGADAANLLKPALARGELRTIAATTWSEYKQYFERDAALERRFQMVKVDEPDDDTACLMLRGLKSRYAEHHGVHITDDAVRAAVTLSRRYLTGRQLPDKAVDLLDTAAARVRMSLDTVPEAITQLKAQLTALELEAQALLEDIAVGGNKHGDRLCAIETQRAQLEETLQQQHAHFAEEQRLAQQLMACRQDISRQVEIHSLQQQLDTLQQHSALIQIDVDTRTVANVIADWTGVPLSSLMKDEQSELLTLENEIGKRVVGQDVALVAVAQRLRAAKTGLTSENGPQGVFLLVGPSGVGKTETALALADVLYGGEKSLITINLSEYQEPHTVSQLKGSPPGYVGYGQGGILTEAVRKRPYSVVLLDEVEKAHRDVMNLFYQVFDRGFMRDGEGREIDFRNTVILMTSNLGSDSIMQLLDEQPEATDGALQELLRPILRDHFQPALLARFQTVIYRPLAPAAMRTIVEMKLGQVSKRLHRHYGLTTHIEDSLYDALTAACLLPDTGARNVDSLLNQQILPVLSQQLLTHIAAQQKPQSLTFGWDENEGIALEFNMDVALTEGYKE
- the hcp gene encoding type VI secretion system effector Hcp, which translates into the protein MAIPVYLWLKDDGGADIKGSVDVQDREGSIEIVAQEHNLYIPTDNNTGKLTGTRIHTPFLFTKEIDSASPYLYKAVTTGQTLKSAEFKWFKINDAGQEVEYFNTKLENVKVVKVNPVMHDIKDPSFEKHNHLEQIELRYEKITWTYKDGNIIHSDSWNERATA
- a CDS encoding type VI secretion system Vgr family protein is translated as MSNNPLSLIFSHSHHVLAVRDCQSPLDVLVFDGEDALSQPFKYRVEFTSPDHTISREAMLMKSASLTLQAPVDQGYGIKIQQPVRVMQGVVTGFERLSTSKDETHYALTLQPRLALLDRSHQNAIYQDLSVPQIVEKILRERHNLRGQDFLFSLTREYPRREQVMQYGEDDLHFIRRLLGEVGIWFRFTTDTRLNIDVVEFYDSQQGYEQGMTLPSVPPSGQHDQGVESVWGMESRHNVVQKQVSTRDYNYRQAMEDMNTLVDVSRGDTTTYGDAYHYADNYLTRGSMHDRNPSPESGAFYARIRHERYLNGQTRLAGITNCATLSPGQLLQVTGGYEVTETFTKGVVITAMTSHAQRDRSFEVHFNAIPDSSDYGFRPEPGARPVMAGTLPARVTSTTENDTYGHIDKDGRYRVSVLFDRDSRETGFESLWVRQSRPYAGGAYGLHLPLLAGTEVAIGFEGGNPDRPYIVGVLHDSAHTDHVSIRNFKRNVLRTPANNKIRLDDSRGQEHIKVSTEYGGKSQLNLGHLVDGEKQKRGEGVELRSDDWVSVRGGKGLLLTTQLQPKAMAQQLSMDEIKRQLSDALSLAQSFSDLLQTARIDPMDNSTQQQFLHQNLDQLQQPAIVAGAPGGIALSTPQHLQLSANQNQMITAGGNTEISALKRMVLASKKGFVAFVHELGMKLVAASGKVEIQAQTDAMDITASKALSVTSTDDEIIISAKKKITLQCGGSCLTIDPTKIEHNTGGSFSVKSADFDYAGPAKKEAPFPKFTACESISAEAASQGDATVPLK